Proteins encoded together in one Psilocybe cubensis strain MGC-MH-2018 chromosome 8, whole genome shotgun sequence window:
- a CDS encoding Cytochrome P450 monooxygenase COX2, translating into MALTFSSISSFILLVWALRRLLNTIASKKRRPYPPGPKPLPLIGNLFDLPISNAALVYTEWTKKYNSPILYAEALGNRIVILNDLKDVAQLLENPDRARNYADRPVIPIVEVMGWSNNVAIMPYGDVWRQHRRIIQNNFNNPKSVQKLEPIQTKKVRQLLQGLFNTPEKFEAHSKMFSTSLTISLTHGYEIKSIDEPCVTMADEALLMGVRLLVPGASLMNVFPVLQHVPEWFPGASARKTAGVIRRMTDEIVRFPLEYVKQSFEAGTAVPSLVADFYEKMYTIGASEVEEEMIKNVAYTVYGAASDTTISFTGSFFYLMAANPQSQRQAHAEIDRVLGSKRLPTLADRDSLPYLEAMYREVLRLRPPFPLGVPHKVIEDDLYKGYLIPKGTTVFTNMWAMSRDEVVYPDPDIFKPERYFDAEGKLMDENLLGYGFGRRICAGKRLASSTVWLMMASVLACFEITPRKDKDGNTMEVNGDIEDNGMMK; encoded by the exons ATGGCACTCACTTTCTCTAGTATCAGTTCCTTCATCCTGCTGGTATGGGCACTTAGGAGACTGCTGAACACCATCGCTTCGAAAAAGCGACGCCCTTATCCACCAGGACCAAAACCACTACCTTTGATCGGAAACTTGTTTGATTTGCCGATAAGCAACGCTGCTTTGGTCTACACGGAATGGACAAAGAAATACAATA GTCCAATCCTTTACGCTGAAGCCTTGGGAAATCGCATTGTCATCCTCAATGATTTAAAAGATGTAGCACAACTGCTTGAGAACCCCGACCGTGCAAGGAACTACGCCGACAGGCCTGTGATACCAATTGTTGAAGT TATGGGTTGGTCCAACAATGTCGCCATCATGCCATACGGCGATGTTTGGAGGCAGCACAGGAGAATAATCCAAAACAATTTCAACAACCCCAAATCGGTACAAAAGCTCGAGCCGATTCAGACCAAGAAGGTTCGCCAGCTGTTGCAAGGGCTCTTCAATACACCTGAAAAATTTGAGGCGCACAGCAAAAT GTTTTCCACTTCCCTGACGATTTCGCTGACGCACGGGTATGAAATTAAATCGATAGATGAACCCTGCGTCACAATGGCAGATGAGGCACTTTTGATGGGAGTTCGACTACTTGTACCTGGTGCCAGCTTGATGAACGTCTTCCCAGTCCTTCAACATGTACCTGAATGGTTTCCAGGCGCGTCTGCGCGGAAGACGGCTGGCGTGATACGCCGCATGACCGACGAGATTGTCAGATTCCCCCTGGAATATGTAAAACAAAGCTTT GAAGCAGGTACCGCAGTACCGTCTCTAGTTGCTGATTTCTACGAGAAGATGTATACTATTGGAGCATCCgaggtcgaagaagaaatgatAAAAAATGTAGCATATACGGTGTACGGAG CGGCTTCGGATACG ACAATATCTTTTACTGGATCCTTTTTCTACCTTATGGCAGCGAATCCACAATCTCAGAGACAGGCACATGCTGAGATTGATCGTGTTCTGGGATCCAAGCGTCTCCCAACTTTGGCTGACCGTGATTCACTCCCTTACTTAGAAGCGATGTATAGGGAAGTTCTACGATTGAGGCCTCCCTTTCCACTTGGAGTACCTCACAAGGTCATCGAAGATGACCTTTACAAAGGCTATTTGATTCCTAAAG GGACGACTGTTTTTACCAACATGTG GGCGATGTCAAGAGATGAAGTGGTCTATCCGGACCCTGATATCTTTAAACCAGAGCGATATTTTGATGCGGAAGGCAAGTTGATGGATGAAAATCTTCTCGGTTACGGCTTTGGCCGCAG GATTTGCGCAGGCAAGCGTTTAGCAAGCTCCACG GTTTGGCTTATGATGGCTTCTGTACTTGCCTGTTTCGAAATTACCCCTCGCAAAGACAAAGACGGTAACACCATGGAAGTTAATGGCGACATTGAGGATAATGGTATGAT